Proteins from a single region of Gimesia sp.:
- a CDS encoding GxxExxY protein, with amino-acid sequence MNQIIYKEECFAIQGAVFEVYREVGCGFLEAVYQECLERELKQRGIPFVAKPVLRLSYKGESLQQAYQPDLICYDSIILELKAVKSLGSEHAAQLINYQKAAEKKLGLLINFGSYPKVTVERYVL; translated from the coding sequence ATGAATCAGATTATTTATAAGGAAGAATGCTTCGCGATTCAGGGGGCTGTCTTCGAGGTTTATCGGGAGGTTGGTTGTGGATTTCTGGAAGCGGTTTACCAGGAGTGTCTGGAGCGGGAATTGAAACAGCGAGGGATTCCGTTTGTGGCGAAGCCGGTGTTGCGGTTGAGTTACAAGGGGGAATCTTTACAACAAGCCTATCAACCGGATCTGATTTGTTATGACTCAATTATTCTGGAACTGAAAGCTGTGAAATCACTGGGATCTGAGCATGCAGCACAACTAATCAATTATCAGAAAGCAGCCGAGAAGAAGCTGGGGCTGCTGATCAACTTTGGGAGTTATCCTAAAGTCACCGTTGAACGCTATGTTTTGTGA
- the nadB gene encoding L-aspartate oxidase: protein MDPIQIEPGQRYLARINPKRIPHIFTDVLIIGGGIAGCRAALEIDPRLETIIVNKGKVTQSNSAYAQGGIAGVLDPLDNITNHVQDTLAAGKDLCDPELVEYVCSEAPRHIQELIEFGADFDTQDGKIALTKEGGHSHRRVAHALGDATGKEIMRALVAAVQSRPNIQTWMKTPTLDLVTEDGQCRGAIIWNRYHGKSLVWAKQVILATGGAGCLFRETTNPPLATGDGHALAFRAGARLQDMEFMQFHPTVLYIAGGARYLVSEAVRGEGAYLRDCNGVRFMEEYHPDLELAHRDIVSRAITDRMLKTSHSCVYLDLRHIDKQLVKERFPNISKVCAGFGLDLSKDQIPVRPGAHYMIGGVKTDLQARTSVPHLWAAGEVTSTGLHGSNRLASNSLLEGMIFGSAAGKGASTAALSMPDQYSASLLSEWETEKRSDEDLNSKDLRNSLASLMWRDVGITRSAESLQNAQDKVDFWSRYVVDREFKALPGWELQNMLLVSQLMITSAIERRESRGVHYRSDFPETDPAFQKHISVISTS, encoded by the coding sequence TTGGATCCGATTCAGATTGAACCTGGTCAACGCTACCTCGCTCGTATCAATCCCAAGCGGATTCCGCACATCTTCACCGACGTCCTGATTATCGGCGGCGGGATCGCAGGCTGCCGCGCTGCACTGGAAATCGATCCCCGCCTCGAGACGATCATCGTCAACAAAGGCAAAGTCACACAGTCCAACAGTGCCTACGCCCAGGGCGGAATTGCCGGTGTGCTTGATCCCCTGGACAACATCACCAACCACGTGCAGGATACGCTCGCCGCCGGCAAGGATCTCTGTGATCCCGAACTGGTGGAATACGTCTGCTCTGAAGCGCCCCGACACATTCAGGAACTGATCGAATTCGGGGCCGACTTCGATACACAGGATGGCAAAATCGCACTCACCAAAGAGGGGGGCCACAGCCATCGACGCGTCGCGCACGCCTTGGGCGATGCCACCGGAAAAGAAATCATGCGGGCCCTGGTCGCCGCCGTCCAGAGCCGTCCCAATATTCAGACCTGGATGAAAACCCCCACACTCGACCTGGTCACTGAAGACGGCCAGTGCCGCGGTGCCATCATCTGGAACCGCTACCACGGCAAGTCACTCGTCTGGGCCAAGCAGGTCATCCTCGCCACCGGTGGTGCGGGCTGTCTGTTCCGTGAAACCACGAATCCCCCCCTGGCGACCGGCGATGGACACGCCCTGGCCTTCCGCGCCGGTGCCCGCCTGCAGGACATGGAGTTCATGCAGTTCCACCCGACCGTACTCTATATCGCCGGGGGTGCCCGCTATCTGGTCTCCGAAGCCGTCCGGGGCGAAGGCGCCTACCTCCGGGACTGCAACGGCGTGCGGTTCATGGAGGAATACCACCCCGATCTGGAACTCGCACATCGCGACATCGTCAGTCGGGCCATCACCGATCGCATGCTGAAAACCAGCCACTCCTGCGTCTACCTCGATCTACGGCACATCGACAAGCAGCTGGTCAAAGAACGCTTCCCCAACATCAGCAAGGTCTGTGCGGGTTTCGGCCTGGACCTGTCCAAAGATCAGATCCCGGTCCGCCCCGGAGCCCACTACATGATTGGCGGCGTCAAAACCGATCTGCAGGCACGAACTTCAGTGCCTCACCTCTGGGCCGCCGGCGAAGTCACATCCACCGGTCTGCACGGCAGTAACCGACTCGCATCCAACAGCCTGCTGGAAGGCATGATCTTCGGATCCGCAGCCGGCAAAGGCGCTTCCACAGCAGCCCTCAGCATGCCCGATCAATACTCCGCATCGTTGCTGTCTGAATGGGAAACCGAAAAACGCTCGGATGAAGACCTCAACAGTAAGGACTTAAGGAACTCGCTGGCCAGCCTCATGTGGCGGGATGTCGGCATCACCCGCAGCGCGGAGTCTCTGCAAAACGCGCAGGACAAAGTCGATTTCTGGAGCCGCTATGTCGTCGATCGCGAATTCAAAGCACTCCCCGGCTGGGAACTGCAGAACATGCTGCTCGTCTCTCAACTGATGATTACCTCTGCCATTGAACGGCGCGAAAGCCGCGGAGTACACTATCGAAGTGACTTCCCGGAAACGGATCCGGCTTTCCAGAAACATATTTCCGTGATCTCAACCAGCTGA
- a CDS encoding SRPBCC family protein: MANFEASVQLTATPEQVFEFLIDTENILKISPPDAGLTFTKKPDKLYKGATIEFRIQGFGQVQEGVHEITVFDEPKLFTEKQISGPLKHYIHEHEIVPSGDNLVTVIDRLEFQPPGGLLGFIVTESKLLDVFDEGFYHRHNKLKEIFS; encoded by the coding sequence ATGGCGAACTTCGAAGCCAGCGTGCAGCTGACCGCCACCCCCGAACAGGTATTCGAGTTTCTGATCGATACCGAAAATATTCTGAAGATCAGTCCTCCGGATGCCGGCCTGACATTTACGAAAAAACCGGACAAGCTCTATAAAGGGGCGACGATTGAATTTCGTATTCAGGGCTTCGGGCAGGTGCAGGAAGGGGTCCACGAGATCACCGTTTTCGATGAACCGAAGTTGTTTACCGAAAAACAGATTTCCGGTCCGCTCAAGCATTACATCCACGAACACGAAATCGTACCCAGCGGCGATAACCTGGTGACCGTGATTGACCGGCTCGAATTTCAACCCCCGGGAGGTCTGCTCGGATTCATCGTGACGGAATCCAAGCTGCTCGATGTGTTCGACGAAGGCTTCTATCACCGCCACAACAAGCTCAAGGAAATCTTCTCCTGA
- a CDS encoding flagellar hook-basal body complex protein, which produces MRKNFERIIFAVSVCVLAGVLFIQGILYLRDLGFTDESTPVTLSLSQDPNPVAEPEPALTESELAPLPALPQIELALAEAKDGTELAADEVEAPTLDGPRLSVPESGQGKILANPESARPALPLLPALEAEHPQTPGPLMPPLNAEPLVEKPRHDDAAADKLIRSIIKEHLPHATPEELQIWFEELRGVPPKVANDMLAIRKLLQPKTALRMPIEKWEELNPTLELAPPQQQPVSSTHNRGSDQGGFIGFSSQADRDELLQRLRPTVDALRMSRDVIVNNIANAGTVGFKRLNVEFEALPYEYIETPASEKNSAAPPIAVGMGSQVLQTRLSQTAGELIRTGRKLDVAIEGQGFLQVSLGEQTLFTRAGRLMIDDQRRLCLRGSQQNFPLAPEILIPESAHSVQIRENGAVVAIVTNKESADAEQQLGTIQLSCFADDTELFPRESCLFEATARSGVPRELTPGKQGAGLLVSGMLEASNVSIAEELEALASIKQRVDALQTIYQLDTLEPVQADLGPPSDRIARPEGQRLPRGNRPIIK; this is translated from the coding sequence ATGAGAAAAAACTTTGAACGGATTATCTTTGCAGTCTCTGTTTGTGTGCTGGCAGGGGTCCTCTTCATTCAGGGCATCCTGTATCTGAGAGATCTGGGATTCACAGACGAGTCCACCCCCGTCACACTCTCGCTCTCGCAGGATCCGAATCCTGTCGCTGAACCGGAGCCGGCGCTGACTGAGAGCGAACTGGCTCCCCTGCCGGCTCTGCCTCAAATCGAGCTCGCACTCGCCGAAGCCAAGGACGGAACAGAACTCGCAGCAGACGAAGTGGAAGCGCCCACACTCGACGGTCCCCGGCTGTCAGTTCCCGAAAGCGGCCAGGGCAAGATTCTCGCGAACCCCGAGAGTGCCCGGCCCGCACTGCCACTGCTGCCCGCACTGGAAGCCGAACATCCCCAAACACCCGGCCCGCTGATGCCGCCCCTCAATGCAGAACCGCTGGTCGAGAAACCCCGACACGATGATGCCGCTGCTGACAAACTGATCCGCTCGATCATCAAAGAACATCTACCCCACGCCACTCCGGAAGAACTCCAGATCTGGTTTGAAGAACTCAGAGGCGTCCCCCCCAAAGTCGCGAATGACATGCTCGCCATTCGCAAGCTCCTGCAGCCCAAAACCGCGCTGCGGATGCCCATCGAAAAATGGGAGGAGCTGAATCCGACACTGGAACTTGCACCGCCGCAACAACAGCCCGTCTCTTCGACACACAACCGGGGCAGCGACCAGGGAGGCTTCATCGGCTTCTCGTCACAGGCCGACCGGGACGAACTCCTGCAGCGTCTAAGGCCCACCGTCGATGCCCTGCGGATGTCGCGGGATGTGATCGTCAACAACATCGCCAATGCAGGCACCGTCGGCTTCAAACGATTGAACGTGGAATTTGAAGCACTCCCCTACGAATACATTGAAACGCCTGCCAGCGAGAAAAACTCGGCTGCACCGCCGATCGCAGTCGGCATGGGCAGCCAGGTCCTGCAGACCCGACTCTCACAGACTGCCGGCGAACTGATTAGAACCGGCCGCAAACTCGATGTCGCCATCGAAGGTCAGGGCTTTCTGCAGGTCAGCCTCGGAGAACAGACTCTGTTTACCCGCGCCGGCCGCCTGATGATCGACGACCAGCGTCGCCTCTGCCTGCGGGGTTCTCAACAGAATTTCCCACTCGCACCCGAAATCCTCATTCCGGAATCGGCACACTCGGTGCAGATCCGTGAGAACGGCGCCGTCGTCGCGATTGTTACCAACAAAGAATCAGCCGACGCAGAACAGCAGCTGGGCACCATCCAGCTGTCCTGCTTTGCCGATGACACCGAACTCTTTCCACGCGAGTCCTGCCTGTTTGAAGCGACTGCCCGCTCGGGGGTTCCCCGCGAACTGACGCCGGGAAAACAGGGGGCCGGCCTGCTCGTGTCTGGCATGCTCGAGGCGTCTAATGTTTCCATCGCAGAAGAACTGGAAGCACTGGCCTCGATCAAACAGCGCGTCGATGCGCTGCAGACCATCTATCAACTGGATACCCTTGAACCGGTACAGGCTGATCTCGGTCCCCCTTCTGATCGTATCGCTCGACCGGAAGGTCAGCGACTGCCCCGCGGCAATCGCCCGATTATCAAATAA
- a CDS encoding MqnA/MqnD/SBP family protein has protein sequence MMTDEKVLIQVGHSPDPDDAFMFHALANDKIETGKYRFTHELQDIETLNQRAFNAELELTAVSLHGYAYLTDTYAICSCGASMGDKYGPMVVAREEWSIDDLRGKKIAIPGKLTTAFLTLKLLLGDDFEYEEHPFDEILNLVEQGKFDAGLIIHEGQLTYANQGLKLVVDLGEWWYEETGLPLPLGANAIRKDLGQEMMEEVTAILKRSIEYGLEHRDEALDHALKYGRDLNRGSADKFVGMYVNDWTLDFGEKGREAVATLLNRGYEAGIIPNPVKLEFIG, from the coding sequence ATGATGACCGACGAAAAAGTGTTAATTCAGGTGGGCCACAGTCCCGATCCGGACGATGCCTTTATGTTCCATGCCCTGGCCAATGACAAAATCGAAACTGGTAAGTATCGATTCACTCATGAGTTACAGGATATTGAAACGCTCAACCAGCGTGCCTTCAACGCGGAACTGGAACTGACCGCCGTCAGCCTCCACGGCTACGCTTACCTGACTGACACCTATGCGATCTGCTCCTGTGGTGCCTCCATGGGCGATAAGTACGGCCCCATGGTCGTGGCCCGCGAAGAGTGGAGCATCGACGATCTCCGCGGCAAAAAGATCGCCATTCCCGGCAAGCTGACCACCGCCTTCCTCACCCTCAAACTGCTGCTGGGTGATGATTTTGAATACGAAGAGCACCCCTTCGATGAGATCCTGAACCTGGTCGAACAGGGTAAATTTGACGCCGGCCTGATCATTCACGAAGGCCAGCTGACCTACGCCAACCAGGGACTCAAACTGGTCGTTGACCTGGGTGAGTGGTGGTACGAAGAAACCGGACTCCCCCTGCCGCTGGGTGCCAACGCCATCCGCAAAGACCTCGGTCAGGAAATGATGGAAGAAGTCACTGCGATCCTCAAACGGAGCATTGAGTACGGTCTGGAACACCGCGACGAAGCCCTCGATCACGCCCTGAAATACGGTCGCGATCTCAACCGGGGCAGTGCCGACAAGTTCGTAGGCATGTACGTCAACGACTGGACCCTCGATTTCGGCGAAAAGGGACGCGAAGCAGTCGCGACTCTGCTCAACCGGGGCTATGAAGCCGGCATCATTCCGAATCCCGTCAAACTGGAATTCATCGGTTAA
- a CDS encoding SDR family oxidoreductase yields MSESNSSGYLQTLFGLSGKTATVIGGTGVLGGAIADALAQAGAHVIIVGRNQENGDGRVKLIKDLGGSAEFFQADSTNRADLEAIIAHLKASDRTPDILVNGAGINAATPFLEISDKEWDDIFRVNLLSVKVACQVFGEAMLKQEIPGSIINIASMSAITPLSRVFTYSASKAAVLNLTQNLAREWAEQGVRVNALSPGFFPAEQNRKVLTPERVKSIMNHTPAQRFGDPEELAGAVLLMASGKAGSFITGTNIAVDGGFSCMTI; encoded by the coding sequence ATGAGTGAATCAAACTCATCCGGATATTTACAGACATTGTTCGGTCTGTCCGGCAAAACGGCGACCGTCATCGGCGGTACCGGAGTTCTGGGGGGCGCCATTGCAGACGCTCTGGCCCAGGCCGGCGCCCATGTCATTATCGTGGGACGTAACCAGGAAAACGGCGACGGTCGTGTGAAGCTGATCAAAGATCTGGGCGGCAGTGCCGAGTTCTTCCAGGCCGATTCCACAAACCGTGCTGATCTGGAAGCAATCATCGCACACCTTAAGGCCAGTGATCGGACACCCGATATCCTGGTCAACGGTGCTGGCATCAACGCGGCGACACCCTTCCTCGAAATCAGCGACAAAGAGTGGGACGATATCTTCCGCGTCAACCTGCTCAGCGTGAAAGTCGCCTGCCAGGTCTTCGGCGAAGCTATGCTCAAGCAGGAAATCCCTGGCTCGATCATCAACATCGCTTCCATGAGTGCCATCACTCCGCTCTCACGCGTCTTCACTTATTCCGCCTCGAAGGCCGCTGTGCTCAACCTGACACAGAACCTGGCTCGCGAATGGGCCGAACAGGGTGTACGGGTCAATGCACTCTCTCCCGGCTTCTTTCCTGCCGAACAGAACCGAAAAGTGCTGACACCCGAACGCGTAAAGAGTATTATGAATCATACGCCTGCGCAGCGATTCGGCGATCCCGAGGAGCTGGCAGGGGCGGTCCTGCTGATGGCCTCCGGTAAGGCCGGCAGCTTCATCACCGGCACTAACATCGCCGTGGATGGCGGTTTTTCCTGCATGACCATCTGA
- a CDS encoding lactate racemase domain-containing protein — protein sequence MNMNLPQAYRVRQHFPTTRVDDVAEAVQSTLSKLNLGEVVRPGDSVAVPVGSRGIANIALIIKSTVDYLKSLGAEPFIVPAMGSHGGGTAEGQAQVIASYGVTEAAMGVEIRSSMETVIVDQTPHGIPVHFDKNAYAADHVLVCGRVKPHTRFVGDIESGLHKMMLIGLGKHEGAKIYHRAIEDHSFEEIIKAVAASVLKKCSVIGGLAIVENSYDETGMIEAVAPENFYEREKELLEIARQWLPRLPFPKIDLLIVDRIGKNISGSGMDACVVGRKFNDHAATERDVVACKRIMIRGLTEETHGNACGIGLAEFTNERTVAGVDWQSTRINTITGSHPTAGMVPLVYPNDREAIEAALQTVGLVEPETSGIVQIYDTLELSEVVVSETYLEEINSRDDLEIISGPFDLPFDAEGNLASVFKKPQH from the coding sequence ATGAACATGAATCTGCCCCAGGCTTACCGGGTCCGCCAGCACTTCCCCACGACGCGCGTTGACGATGTGGCGGAAGCAGTTCAATCGACGTTGTCGAAGCTGAATCTGGGGGAAGTAGTCAGACCGGGGGATTCTGTGGCGGTGCCTGTGGGAAGCCGCGGAATTGCCAATATTGCGCTGATTATCAAGTCGACTGTCGATTACCTGAAGTCACTCGGCGCGGAACCGTTTATCGTCCCGGCAATGGGCAGTCATGGCGGCGGGACCGCGGAAGGTCAGGCGCAGGTGATTGCCTCGTATGGGGTGACGGAAGCAGCGATGGGGGTGGAGATCCGTTCCTCGATGGAAACGGTGATTGTTGACCAGACGCCGCACGGGATTCCGGTGCATTTTGATAAGAACGCCTACGCTGCGGATCATGTGCTGGTCTGTGGACGGGTCAAACCGCACACCCGGTTTGTGGGGGATATTGAATCGGGTCTGCATAAGATGATGTTGATCGGCCTGGGGAAGCATGAGGGGGCCAAGATTTATCATCGGGCGATTGAAGATCACAGTTTTGAAGAGATCATCAAGGCGGTGGCAGCGTCGGTATTGAAAAAATGCAGTGTGATCGGTGGCCTGGCGATTGTCGAGAATTCCTACGACGAAACCGGCATGATCGAAGCTGTGGCGCCGGAGAACTTTTACGAACGGGAGAAGGAACTGCTGGAGATTGCCCGCCAGTGGCTCCCTCGACTGCCTTTCCCGAAGATCGATCTGCTGATCGTGGATCGGATCGGGAAGAACATCAGCGGTTCGGGAATGGATGCCTGCGTGGTCGGACGGAAGTTCAATGACCATGCCGCCACGGAACGGGATGTCGTCGCCTGCAAACGAATTATGATTCGTGGTTTGACCGAAGAGACGCATGGCAACGCGTGCGGCATCGGTCTGGCCGAGTTCACGAACGAGCGGACCGTGGCGGGGGTGGACTGGCAAAGCACCCGCATTAATACGATTACAGGGAGTCATCCTACCGCCGGAATGGTTCCTCTGGTGTATCCGAATGACCGCGAAGCCATTGAAGCGGCCCTGCAGACTGTGGGGCTGGTGGAACCCGAAACCAGTGGCATCGTACAGATTTACGACACGCTTGAACTGAGCGAAGTTGTCGTCAGCGAAACGTACCTGGAGGAGATCAACAGCCGCGACGACCTGGAAATCATTTCCGGGCCGTTCGACTTGCCTTTCGATGCGGAAGGGAATCTGGCCTCCGTTTTTAAGAAACCGCAACACTGA
- a CDS encoding RraA family protein produces MSTTEGLSNEALDELAKYDTPTVCNVIELWNIRPRNVGFMNDTIKACFPKMPPMVGYALTSTFRSMAPPRSGDVYAGLDNQVAAFESLPGAPVVVYQDMDEPTASATFGEVMCSTYKAYGAKGIITSGAGRDLDQVEALDFPAFTNGAICAHGYCHTLAVNVPITVGGIPIFPGDLLHGDLNGVTTIPHEIASEIADACKDLMKAEDIVLDYLKGGNLTPEGLGEARKELAAEVGKLGKRLRGE; encoded by the coding sequence ATGTCCACGACTGAAGGCCTCTCCAACGAAGCTTTGGATGAACTTGCCAAGTATGACACCCCGACCGTCTGTAATGTGATCGAGCTGTGGAACATCCGTCCGCGGAACGTCGGCTTTATGAACGATACGATCAAAGCCTGTTTCCCCAAGATGCCTCCCATGGTTGGCTACGCGTTGACTTCCACTTTCCGCAGCATGGCACCGCCCCGCAGTGGAGACGTTTACGCCGGTCTGGATAACCAGGTCGCTGCTTTTGAATCACTGCCGGGTGCACCGGTTGTCGTTTACCAGGATATGGACGAGCCAACCGCTTCCGCCACGTTCGGCGAAGTGATGTGCAGCACTTATAAAGCATACGGTGCGAAAGGGATCATCACCTCCGGCGCCGGTCGTGACCTGGACCAGGTTGAAGCTCTCGACTTCCCCGCGTTTACGAACGGGGCGATCTGTGCGCACGGTTACTGTCACACGCTGGCGGTCAATGTGCCGATTACCGTGGGTGGCATTCCGATTTTTCCCGGCGACCTGCTGCACGGCGATTTGAACGGCGTGACGACGATTCCTCACGAGATTGCTTCCGAAATCGCGGACGCGTGCAAGGATCTGATGAAAGCTGAAGACATCGTGCTGGACTACCTCAAGGGGGGCAACCTGACTCCCGAAGGTCTGGGCGAAGCCCGCAAGGAACTGGCGGCCGAAGTCGGCAAGCTGGGCAAACGGTTGCGGGGTGAGTAG
- a CDS encoding SDR family oxidoreductase — MLPGIKLFDLTGRAAIITGGSKGLGSAMAEGLASAGANVLLTSRHAEEAAETAAQIEADYGTRAIGIAADVTDPEQVAAMTERAISEFGRIDILINNAGINIRGPIDELTLEEFEEVQKVNVTGPWLCVRSVVPHMKKAGYGRIINMASTLGLVGLSNRTPYTASKGAMVQMTRAMGLEFCEYGITCNAICPGPFLTPMNQPFAETEEIKKFIVGAVAMNRWAQMEEIQGAAIFLASNASSYMTGSMVTVDGGWTAR; from the coding sequence ATGCTGCCAGGCATCAAACTGTTTGATCTAACCGGACGCGCTGCCATCATCACCGGAGGTTCCAAAGGACTCGGTTCCGCCATGGCCGAAGGACTTGCTTCAGCAGGTGCGAACGTTCTGTTGACCAGTCGGCATGCGGAAGAAGCAGCAGAAACCGCAGCTCAGATTGAAGCCGACTACGGCACCAGAGCGATCGGTATCGCAGCCGACGTCACCGATCCGGAACAGGTCGCCGCGATGACCGAACGGGCCATCTCGGAGTTCGGCAGGATCGACATTCTGATCAACAACGCAGGCATCAACATCCGTGGTCCCATCGATGAACTCACACTGGAAGAATTCGAGGAAGTGCAGAAAGTGAATGTCACCGGTCCCTGGCTCTGTGTCCGGTCGGTCGTCCCCCATATGAAAAAAGCCGGCTACGGTCGCATCATCAACATGGCCAGCACACTCGGTCTGGTTGGACTCTCCAACCGCACTCCGTATACCGCCAGCAAAGGCGCCATGGTCCAGATGACGCGAGCCATGGGTCTGGAGTTCTGCGAGTACGGCATCACCTGTAACGCGATCTGCCCCGGTCCGTTTCTCACTCCCATGAATCAGCCATTCGCCGAGACCGAAGAGATCAAGAAATTCATCGTCGGTGCCGTCGCCATGAACCGCTGGGCACAAATGGAAGAAATCCAGGGTGCGGCAATTTTCCTCGCCAGCAATGCATCCAGCTACATGACCGGCAGCATGGTCACCGTCGATGGCGGCTGGACCGCGCGTTAG
- the miaA gene encoding tRNA (adenosine(37)-N6)-dimethylallyltransferase MiaA, whose protein sequence is MQFSPEVLKQCWFLAGPTACGKTELSLQLAEHLDAEILALDSMSLYRGMDIGTAKASPEEQQRIPHHLIDVIDPHEEFSVADYLTAAEQCCREIIDRGHVPLFVGGTGLYLRAVLRGVFEGPAADWDYRRELEQFVEAEGNLALHARLAEVDSVSAEKLHPNDLRRVTRALEVYHVTGQPLSSQHQETALPADERPQHVYWLSPDRDWLYARINARVDLMLQAGLLDEVKTLLAAEQPLSRTARQALGYKELIDHLEGDIAYDDAVETLKVRTRQFAKRQHTWFRNLEECHALEVTTTDTTNDLLDKLLK, encoded by the coding sequence ATGCAGTTTTCCCCGGAAGTCCTGAAACAGTGCTGGTTTCTGGCTGGTCCCACCGCCTGCGGCAAGACCGAACTCAGCCTGCAGCTGGCCGAACATCTGGATGCGGAAATCCTGGCCCTCGACTCGATGTCTCTCTACCGGGGCATGGACATCGGCACCGCAAAAGCTTCGCCTGAAGAACAGCAGAGAATTCCCCATCATCTGATCGACGTCATCGACCCACACGAGGAATTCAGCGTCGCCGATTACCTGACCGCCGCCGAACAATGTTGTCGGGAAATCATCGACCGCGGACATGTTCCCCTCTTCGTGGGAGGCACCGGCCTTTACCTGCGGGCCGTCTTACGCGGCGTCTTCGAAGGCCCCGCCGCCGACTGGGATTACCGCCGCGAACTCGAACAGTTCGTCGAGGCCGAAGGCAACCTGGCTCTGCATGCGAGACTGGCCGAAGTGGATTCGGTCTCCGCAGAAAAACTGCATCCCAACGATCTCCGCCGCGTCACGCGGGCCCTGGAAGTTTACCACGTCACCGGCCAGCCGCTTTCGTCCCAACACCAGGAAACCGCCCTCCCCGCAGACGAAAGACCGCAGCACGTCTACTGGCTCTCCCCCGATCGCGACTGGCTCTACGCCCGCATCAACGCCCGCGTCGACCTGATGCTGCAGGCTGGACTGCTGGACGAAGTCAAAACGCTGCTCGCCGCAGAACAGCCACTCAGCCGCACCGCCCGACAGGCGCTCGGTTACAAGGAACTGATCGACCACCTGGAAGGCGACATCGCTTATGACGACGCGGTCGAAACCCTGAAAGTCCGCACCCGCCAGTTCGCCAAACGCCAGCACACCTGGTTCCGCAACCTCGAAGAATGCCACGCACTCGAAGTCACTACCACAGACACCACAAACGACCTGCTCGATAAACTGCTGAAGTGA